In the Sulfurovum sp. UBA12169 genome, CACGAGAATATTAAAGCCGGTTACTGTTTTTTCGAAATTTAGCTCAATGTACTCAGACAGCATCTGAGGTTTATGCCTGGCTCCGGCAAAACCGTGAAACGCATGTTTCTGTGTTTTTCTGATCGTGGTTGCGCTTCCTTTGATTTTTGGCATATGGCAGGTAATACAGTTGTTTTCTCTATCTTTTACACCGCTTTCTTCTATTTTGCACAGGGTAAATTCCTGCGAATTTTGTCTGTGAGAATGGCACCCCATGCATACTTGGCCTGTGTAGAAATTTTCATTTGTGTAATCAATGTCATGATAGGGTGAACCGACAGTGGTTTTATTCATCCCGAAAAACGAACGTTCCTGCTTGTAGGTTACTTTTTGGGTTTCTTTGCCTTTTTCGGCCGAAAAAAATGTTTTGGGATCTTTGGAGTAAATGTTGCTATTGGATTGTTCATGATGTTCGATATTTTGTATCGTATGGCAGGTTGAGCAGGAGATGCCTTTTTTGATCTCTTCTTCTGTTTTGCCATGGGGAGCATGACATTTTGCACAACTGTAATCACCCTTTTCTTTAGAGGGGTGTCTATCCCAAACGGCGCTATGAATCTTGTCATCATAAAATGATGATTTTTTATGCATGGAATTTTGAAACTCTTCAACGATAATCGGGTGACACTTTTTGCAGGTCTCCATTTCTGATTTGGCAAACATGAGCGATGATACTGTGGCGATGAAGACCAAGATTTTTTTCATATAAACTATCCTTTTGATTACTATAAGGCAGAATTCTATCCAATATTAAAATATCAACATTGACCCATATCAATAAATAGAATTTTTTGATATCCGCATGTAACGTGATAGATAAAAATAACGATTTGTTTTTTGGGCGATCAAGAAAAAACACCATTGGCATACGCTTGACAGTGTCTGGGCTTTATGGTGCAGCATTGCAGTATCCTTAAAAATACTATATACTAAAATGAAAAAAAGGAGATATTAAGAGTGGATAAATTTACTGCAAAATCAACCTTTCAAGAACGATGTTATGCGCTTTTGACTCAAATTCCCAAAGGCAAAGTAACAACATACAGAGCGATTGCCCATGCGTTGGGATGCAAAGCGTATCGCGCAGTCGGACATGCGATGGCGACCAATCCCAATCCTGTTACGGTACCATGTCACAGGGTTATCAGAAGTGACCGAAGAGTGGGTGGCTATGTTGGAGGGGAGGACAAAAAGATAGCACTGCTCAAAGAGGAAGGCATTCTCATTAGAGAGGAAAAGGTGGAAAATTTCTCTAATGTTTTTTTTGATTTTTCATGAGCTTATGAGGCTGTTTGCTTTTTTGACGGCAGGAAAAAGGGTGCTTGGTCATTCAAGTTCTTGCAGCCTGGTGTCATAGTGTGAAACGATCTCATCATATTTTTCGCTTGTTACTTCGAGTTGCTCAAAATGGTTATCTATCTCTTTTTGTGTTTGGGCTATATGTTGTGAATATTCCATAATACCCGAGTTGTCGCCGTGTTCAGATGCTTTTGCGAGTGCACCGTTTTGTTCTTGAAGGAGTTTTTCAAGTGCCGTGATCTGTGTTTCGCAGAGTTCCATCTTTTTTTTGTAGGGAGCGATTTCTTTGCTTTTTTCCTGAATGAGTGCCGTTCTAAGTTTTTTGCGCTCTTTTTTATCGAGTTTGGGTCTGGTTTTTTTGGGTTTGGTTTGCCCTTCTTCCTCTTCCCAGCCAATTTTTTCAAGGAACTCATCATAGCTGCCTTCAAAATACTCGGCTCTTCCTTCATGAAAGACGATCAGGGCATCAGCCAAACGGCGCAGAAGCATCTCTGAGTGTGTAACCATAATGACTGCCCCGCGAAAAGATTCTACCGCATCACAAAGAGCATCTATGGATTGCATATCGAGGTGGTTTGTAGGCTCATCAAGCAGCAATAAGTTGGCAGGCGTGGCGATGATCTTGCCCAGCATAACACGGCTTCGCTCACCTCCTGAGAGCACCTCTATCTTTTTTTCGGCTAACTCGCCACTAAACATCATTGTCCCGCAAATACCTCTTACCTGTGCGATGCCAAGTTTTTTATCTACAGCGCTAATCTCATCAATGATGGTATTTTGAGTGTTGAGCCTTTCAATGTTGGTCTGTCCGAAGTGTGCCATGGCGGTAGAGGGATGAAGGGTGATCTCTCCTTGCTGTTTAGGAAGTTCGCCTGCAATATAGTTGAGCAAAGTGGATTTTCCTTTGCCGTTTTTTCCGATAATGGCGAGGCATTTACCGTTTTCCAAAGCAAAGGTAAGATGTGCAAAAAGAGGTACGCTCTGATCGTAGCCAAAACCCAAATTTTCTGCACGGAGTACGACCTTGGCGGGTGTTTCTTTGTAATTAAAATTGAATGCGAGAGAAGCTTCGTTTTCCAAACTGTCCATCTCTTCCATTTTTTCCAATGCTTTTACTTTGGATTGCGCCAAGGTAGCTGTAGAGGCTCTTGCTTTATTTCGTGCAATAAAATCCTCAAGTTCTTTGCGTTTTTTATCCTGGTTGAGCCGGGTTTTTTCATAGGTTTCGTCCTGCATTGCCAAAGTTGCTTCATACTTTTTTGTATCACCCTTGATGATGTGAAGTCCTTTGCGCTGAATACCCATCGTATGCGTAGTTACACTGTCCATAAACTCACGATCATGCGTGATAAGTATCACTTCTCCGTCAAACTCTCGGATAAATTGTTTAAGCCAGCGCAGGGACAGAATATCCAAATAGTTGGTCGGTTCATCGAGTAAAAGCATATTGGGTTCTGTGGCAAGAAGTTTAGCAAGATTGATGCGTATCTGATAGCCGCCCGAAAAGCTTAAAGGGTTTTTATCTAGATCTTCTGCGCTAAATCCGAGTCCAAAAAGGATTTTTTCTATCTTGTAAAAGTTATACTGTTCTTCTTCGGGAAGCACTTGTGCGCATTCCTCATGTACGGTAGGCTTAGTAAATTCAAGATGTTGGCGCAGGGTGCCTATGCGGTAATTTTTGGGGATGCTTACCTCCCCTTCATCATAGCTTTCTTCTCCCAGTATGATCTTGAAAAGTGTGGATTTGCCTGTGCCGTTGCGTCCGATAAGGCCTATTTTTTGACCTTGTGAAAGCTTGAGGTTGAGGTTGCGAAAAAGAGTTTGCCCGCCAAAGCTTTTGGTGAGATTGGTTAATTGTATCATGATGTATCCGTTATGGGTAGGAGATTTATGGCGGAATTATAACAAAAAGTCATTAGACTTTTTGTTATATGGTTGAAGAGAAGGTTATTTTTTGCCGCCGTTGATCATATCGGAGATGATCCCTTTGTCTTCTTTTTGTTCAGCGATAATCACGCCCAAAAGGTGCAGGGGAACAAAGATAAGCACGCCGTTATACACAAGTTCATGCAGTTCTTTTAACGATTTTACCGTCTCTTCAATCAATCCAAGTTCTTCATGAAAAACCATTAGCAAACCGCTAATGCTCATAAATGCAATGATCGCATAAAATAGCAGATAGCCTATTTTTACCATTTTGTAGTGAAGGGTTTGCTCTTTGAAATTTATATAATTTTCTTTGCCGCTTTGGGTAAAGAAAAGCAGTATCCTCCATACTGCTAAAGCAGCCAGAGCGTATCCCAATATAATATGCCACTCCCACATCGGTGCGCGGATAGCTTTGGCAAGAACCGTTGCCTGCTCGCTTGTGATATCAATATTAATTTCGGAAAGTTTTTGCACAAGCAGTTCACTGTTGGTGCGCCAACTTAAAAAAGTTTTTCGTAAAAATACAGTCCCTAATAATCCTAAGATAACAAAAGCGTTTATCCAATGCCATACTCTAAAATTTATACTCCATTTTTTCATGACACTCTCCTTTTTGTTGAGTATAACACAATAAAAAAAAGAATCAACAGCGTTTTTGGCATTAAACAGAGGTTTTTTTAAAAACATGTTTTATAATGCATGCAAAAAAGAGAAAATATGTCAAAGATCATTGAGCACTTTCAGGCCCTCACTCAAATTCCCCATTGCAGCAAAGTAGCCGAAAGACTACTTGATTATCTGATTGAATTTGCTAAAAGCAGAGGTTACGCCGCAGAGGTGGATCAGGCTAAAAATATTTTTATAACCAAAGGCAAACCAAGCGTGTGTCTTCAGGCGCATTATGACATGGTCTGTATGGGCAAGGCGCCCCTGATAGAAACCTATACGCAAGAGGGTTGGATGAAGGCCAAAGAGGCTTCCTTGGGCGCAGATAACGGCATAGGGATTGCGATGATGATGGCGCTGATGGACAAGACTGAGGAGCTGGAGTTTTTGATTACTTCGGATGAGGAAGTGGGATTGATCGGTGCAAATGCGGTGACATTTGATTTGCAAAGTAAATATATGCTCAATCTCGACAGTGAAGATGAGGCGGAGGTATATATAGGGTGTGCAGGCGGAGCAGATATCGTAGCAAGCAAAAAAGATAGATATATAGAAGGGAAAGGGCAATGCTATGAGGTGGCTGTCAGAGGGCTTCCGGGAGGGCATTCCGGCGTAGATATCGACAAAGGTATTTCTTCGGCGATCAAAGTGCTTGCCGAGTATCTTAATGGACATCAAGTGACCCAGCTCGCGTCACTTGATGCCGGTGAGCGCCGCAATTCTATTCCCGCCAATGCCGCGGCAATCGTCTATTCGCAGGCACCCCTTCATGGCTCACCGATGGTGCAGGTAAAGCAATTGAACCAAAAACCAAAGATTCTTAAAGAGGGAGAAAAAGTATTGGCAATGATGGATGCTTTCAAGCAAGGGGTGCATGCGCAAAATATAGAACTGGGCATTCCTGATACAAGCATCAATCTTGCTATTATGAAAACAGATGGCAAAGGGAGCCTTGTCGTTGAAACCAGTGCACGAGCAATGAGCGCTAAGGGATTGGAAAAGCTTTCCAAAGAAACTGTTGCTTTTTTTAAATCTTACGGTTTTGATGTGGTACTTGAAGATAAATATCCTGCATGGAAACCGGATGTCAATGATTTTACAAATCTCGTCAGCGAGGAGATGGCGAAAGTGTTTGGTGACTCCAAACTCAAAGCGATTCATGCAGGCTTGGAATGCGGGGTTATCGCCGAAAAATACCCCCATATGAAATTCGCCTCCATCGGACCGACGATCCGATATCCCCATTCAACCAGAGAAATGGTGAATCTAAAGTCCGTAGAGCGAACTTTTGAGGTATTGTTGGGGATTGTAGAAAGAACTAGACTTTGAAGGTTTCTTTGCTTTTGCAGTAGGGCAGCATAAAACACATTTCACATTCAGGCTTGAGCGCTTTGCATCGGTAGCGCCCAAAAAGCACCATCGCCTGATGAAGCCGATGAAGGTCGGTTTTAAAAATTTTACTTAAATCTTCTTCTGTTTTCAGTGCCGTTTTTGCTTGGCTTAAACCTAGGCGATGCGCTACACGAAATACATGGGTGTCTACTGCCATAAGATTTGCGCCGGCATACTCTATCATGACGACATTGGCTGTTTTTTGGCCTACGCCCGCAAGCTTGACCAGCTCTTTTTGCTCCAGAGGTATTTCCCCATTGTAGTTTTCTACGATGCTTTGCGCCATTTTGATGAGATTGGCGGCTTTGTTGTTGAAAAAGGAGCAGGTATTGATATGGGACTTTACTTTTTCAAGGTCTGCATTTGCTAAGCTGGAAGGATCGGGATAGGTTTCAAAAAAAGCCGGAGTAATCATATTGACGCGTTTATCGGTGCATTGGGCCGAAAGCATTACGCAAACAAGCAGCTCATAAAGGTTTCGGTAGTGTAGTTCTGTAACGCTGTTTGGGTAGTATTCCAAAAAAAGAGCCTTTATTTCTTCCGCCTCTT is a window encoding:
- a CDS encoding aminoacyl-histidine dipeptidase produces the protein MSKIIEHFQALTQIPHCSKVAERLLDYLIEFAKSRGYAAEVDQAKNIFITKGKPSVCLQAHYDMVCMGKAPLIETYTQEGWMKAKEASLGADNGIGIAMMMALMDKTEELEFLITSDEEVGLIGANAVTFDLQSKYMLNLDSEDEAEVYIGCAGGADIVASKKDRYIEGKGQCYEVAVRGLPGGHSGVDIDKGISSAIKVLAEYLNGHQVTQLASLDAGERRNSIPANAAAIVYSQAPLHGSPMVQVKQLNQKPKILKEGEKVLAMMDAFKQGVHAQNIELGIPDTSINLAIMKTDGKGSLVVETSARAMSAKGLEKLSKETVAFFKSYGFDVVLEDKYPAWKPDVNDFTNLVSEEMAKVFGDSKLKAIHAGLECGVIAEKYPHMKFASIGPTIRYPHSTREMVNLKSVERTFEVLLGIVERTRL
- a CDS encoding cysteine methyltransferase, with translation MDKFTAKSTFQERCYALLTQIPKGKVTTYRAIAHALGCKAYRAVGHAMATNPNPVTVPCHRVIRSDRRVGGYVGGEDKKIALLKEEGILIREEKVENFSNVFFDFS
- a CDS encoding cytochrome B; the encoded protein is MKKWSINFRVWHWINAFVILGLLGTVFLRKTFLSWRTNSELLVQKLSEINIDITSEQATVLAKAIRAPMWEWHIILGYALAALAVWRILLFFTQSGKENYINFKEQTLHYKMVKIGYLLFYAIIAFMSISGLLMVFHEELGLIEETVKSLKELHELVYNGVLIFVPLHLLGVIIAEQKEDKGIISDMINGGKK
- the nth gene encoding endonuclease III, which encodes MKKATKKEAEEIKALFLEYYPNSVTELHYRNLYELLVCVMLSAQCTDKRVNMITPAFFETYPDPSSLANADLEKVKSHINTCSFFNNKAANLIKMAQSIVENYNGEIPLEQKELVKLAGVGQKTANVVMIEYAGANLMAVDTHVFRVAHRLGLSQAKTALKTEEDLSKIFKTDLHRLHQAMVLFGRYRCKALKPECEMCFMLPYCKSKETFKV
- a CDS encoding ABC transporter ATP-binding protein, translating into MIQLTNLTKSFGGQTLFRNLNLKLSQGQKIGLIGRNGTGKSTLFKIILGEESYDEGEVSIPKNYRIGTLRQHLEFTKPTVHEECAQVLPEEEQYNFYKIEKILFGLGFSAEDLDKNPLSFSGGYQIRINLAKLLATEPNMLLLDEPTNYLDILSLRWLKQFIREFDGEVILITHDREFMDSVTTHTMGIQRKGLHIIKGDTKKYEATLAMQDETYEKTRLNQDKKRKELEDFIARNKARASTATLAQSKVKALEKMEEMDSLENEASLAFNFNYKETPAKVVLRAENLGFGYDQSVPLFAHLTFALENGKCLAIIGKNGKGKSTLLNYIAGELPKQQGEITLHPSTAMAHFGQTNIERLNTQNTIIDEISAVDKKLGIAQVRGICGTMMFSGELAEKKIEVLSGGERSRVMLGKIIATPANLLLLDEPTNHLDMQSIDALCDAVESFRGAVIMVTHSEMLLRRLADALIVFHEGRAEYFEGSYDEFLEKIGWEEEEGQTKPKKTRPKLDKKERKKLRTALIQEKSKEIAPYKKKMELCETQITALEKLLQEQNGALAKASEHGDNSGIMEYSQHIAQTQKEIDNHFEQLEVTSEKYDEIVSHYDTRLQELE